The Tessaracoccus timonensis sequence TGCCGTACTGCGAGCAGCCAGTAACCGACAGCGGCACATGGCGGGTGCCGTGGTTGCCGATCTCAAACAGTGCTGGTTCGTCAGCGAGCTGGCTGAACGCCGTCGGGTTCGCTTCGATCCAGCGCTTGTTCAGAAACACGACTGCCGGGATGCGCTCGCTGCGCAGGTAGTCCAGAAGCTCATCGTCGACACGGCTGCCGTGCTTGCCGCCGCAGGCATCGAGCGTCAACACAACGCTGTCAGACTCAGTGCGCCGAACGAGCCCTGGCAGCGCCGAGTGGTTGCCATCGCTCCAGAGCGTTGGCGAGCTATGTTGAAATTGTTCGACGATCGCCTCACGCGTGGGGCCGTCCGACGATGGTGTCGGCGTGAAGCTCGGGGCGGGTGTTGGAGAACCGGCCGACGTAGGGGAGGCGGATGCGCTCGGCGTCGCTGGTGGCTGACGTGGCTCCTGCTCAGGCGCGCACGCTTGCAAGCCCGCCAACGCACCCAGCGCGGCGAGGTGTCGTCGGCTCAGCTGCACGTCCAGATCTCTCACGCTGGCAGCCTATGCGATCAGGAAACGACGTAGTATTTGACACTAT is a genomic window containing:
- a CDS encoding polysaccharide deacetylase family protein; amino-acid sequence: MRDLDVQLSRRHLAALGALAGLQACAPEQEPRQPPATPSASASPTSAGSPTPAPSFTPTPSSDGPTREAIVEQFQHSSPTLWSDGNHSALPGLVRRTESDSVVLTLDACGGKHGSRVDDELLDYLRSERIPAVVFLNKRWIEANPTAFSQLADEPALFEIGNHGTRHVPLSVTGCSQYGIAGTRNTGEVFDEIMENHTFLTRELGTPPRYFRTGTAWYDDVAVEIVRALGEVPVGFDINGDAGATFTAEQVAESVQQARAGSIILCHCNQPRGDTYEGLRRALPKLRASGLTFTTLSEAGV